A stretch of DNA from Equus asinus isolate D_3611 breed Donkey chromosome 20, EquAss-T2T_v2, whole genome shotgun sequence:
ATCCATCAAGGGAAGCTCAAGAGTGTTgaccaaataaaatatttcatttttcttttcttcatatgcCCAGGAGCAGTCTTGACCAGTACCATCCAGTAGAGTTTGCAGATCatgtatatattgaaaatattaagcATGAaggcaatatttaaaaaactaagatATTATCTATATTTGAAGCATTCTAAATTCAGTGGACACTAATATCTATCAGATATATTTGATTTGTGTTTACATCATACAGAATTTAGAGTTGGAAGAGTAGATTCAGGTATTCAAGTTGCCAAATGTGTAAGTGAGCTGTAAGCTCCTAGTGAGATATCTGGTACAGTGGTCCTCAGTAAATGGCAGTTGATGTTACTGATGCTCTTGTTATAGAGTGTACTGTTCTAGGAGCATTTAGGTTCTCCCTGCACAATATAGAGTCCTTTGGTCTGGACCTAAGCACTTGTGCTGCTGCTTTAGGTAGGAGGAGCTTAGGTGGGGCAGAGAATGCTGTGCTCTAAGTCAGCTCCCTGGTACATATGCCTTAGGGAGAGTGGCTGCATAATCTCGTTCATCAAGTTTATTGCCTTGACGAGTGAAGAGTCACATTCCTTAGGGCTTAAGTCCTCTGTAAAATGAACCCACTGTGCTTTTCCTCATGGGCAGCATGGCTCACAGTTCCCAGTCCCCTTTTGTGGCTCCAGGTGAGACAGGACTCCTCTGACGTTTGATGACAgtagtgtgtgtttgtgtgaggttTCTTGAGTGTGAAGGGATATTGGGAATTTCAATCCAGAATGGAATGACCTCCAGGCAGGTGAATATGGGAATTGTGGTCATCTCTGCGTCCTCAtgccttgtttcttttctcctaggTCTTTCTAAGGACCCTTGCTGCCTTCCTGAGGAACAGATAGAGGCAGAAAGGATGGCAACTGACTGTTTGACAGACTGTTCTCAGGTAATTAGAAAGTGTGTCCTACAAAATAACATATAATACCACCAGACAGACACATTTCCTTCTAGGTAGACCTGTCTCCAGAGCTCCTGAAAGAAATCAAGCCACTCCAGGACTGAGTCCTGTTGAATTCCCTCCCAAAGTGGAGCCTCTCATATTGGTTCCTGTGACTAATCTCAGTATTTCAATAATTACCTTTAATATTGTCTCTTAGGATGGTGactgcatattttttattttgttacatgGTCTGACATGGTAACAAAGATGAAAGTGTGCATTTCTCAAAGATTTGATACATTCATCAACTTTTCCAAGTTTCTGCAGTTTGCTTAGAACCATGCAGCAAGAGGAAACTAAGAAGAGAAGAGCTTTTAGTCTAGTTGTGGTGAGATAAGTTCACGTGTTAGAGGTTCCATTAAAGCTGTAACTGGAGGAGATCAACCATGAGTGAGTGTAGACCAAGAGAAGAGTACATAGGACCATTGCACCCTGGGGGAGATGATGAGAGACCATGAAACCCTCTGTTACCATTTCCTCTCCCATCCTCATTCCCCAGTGAACGCTGGTGTACATGTTACTTTACTGACCCAGCCTGTGTGTGATGGTTTAGGACTCGGTTGCCTTCACTGATGTGGCTGTGCACTTCACCCGAGAGGAGTGGACTTTACTGGACCCAGCCCAGAAAAATCTatacagagatgtgatgctggagacctACAAGATCCTGACCACAGTAGGTAAGGCTGCCATCCTTCCTGTAGCCTCTTATGGAACAGatatatagatgtgtgtgtgtatatatatatatatgatgtgtTTACTACGTTCCAGTATTGGTGGAGTGAAATCTGCACATAAGGGACACTAGCAAACACTAGTCTCTACACTAGTGGGTTTTAATCCAGTGTGGTTTCTGTAAAACTGTGGTTCTAGGACTAACACCATCCCCATCACTCTGTTAGAAATGTGCATTCTCAGACTCTAGCTTTGACATAGTGAGTGAAACTCTGGCATTGTGCCCTGACATCTTTGTTTTAATGAAGATACTGGGCATGAGTCCAATGGAAAATAAAGTGTGACAACCACTGGTGTGGTGGTTTCTCCATGAGAATGCATATCTCTTTCATACTTACTTTATTTCCTATTTCAATAAAAGTCTGAATGCTCtgtaatgtgtgtgtatatatatatctgaacATAGGATTCAGAAGCAAGAGATAACCAATCTCTTTGATGTACAGAagggatatttgcatttttatgtcttttgaaataattttactccTGATTTCATCAGAAATATAGGACCTGATTCATGGGGAAATTTGTCGTCTGCGGAGGCCTTTTCTCTTAATACGTCTTTCCCTGTGCACAGAATGTCAGGTGTTCAAACCCGACCTGATCTCTTGgttggaagaagaagaagagtggAGGACAGCGGGGAGAGGAGTCTTCCAAGGTGAGTGAGCGTGAAGACCTTCCCTGGCCAGTGAAAATCTCAGTGTGTCAGAATCATAATGAGGAAACTTTAAGACATGCTTTCTCCAGAAGGCTGAGGTCACTGGTCTCTGAAACCTTGGGCATTGTCAGCTTCTCATACATTCTTTACATTTAATGAAAATTTCCTGTGATCTCACAGGATGACTTGTTCTGCTGCTTCTTTGACTTGTTCTGCTTCTTTAACTTTATTTAGATATATGCGCTTTGTCTATAACTTTCCTACTTCTTTTCCCTGATAGCGTCTGTCTCTTTTCCCCATCATAATTTTCATAGATTCGTTTTAATCAACTACTGAATCTTGAGTGCACATCCTTATCATTGCAAAATTTTTGGCATAGCCATGCTCTTCAAATCTGTCTTGccctttttttgtttaatatgtttaatttggAATTAATACTGTGAGCCTTGTTGTTTTTCACTCCTTGAGCCTGCATTTCCTTTTGCAAATTccaacatttttttgttgttttttaaattttagaatgggAACTGCAACTTAAGACCAAAGACTCGACGATTCAGCAGGATATTTTTGGGGAGAAAACATCCAATAGGCTAGAAATGGTAAGAACAGTAAGTTTAAAAAGAGGTATTTCTTGTTTTCCACATTCAGCAAAGATTGAGATTTTCATTAGATAGCACATGAGTATAACTGATAAATATTTGAGATAAGTGGCTTTGTCCGAGAGAGCAATGTCTCTGGGAAGATATTCTGCATCTGTTGAATTGGGGTATTTCCGAAACCCAGCTTGAAAGTCATTGCTTCAGAATTCACACAAGGACTCATTTTCACTTATATAACTAGACATTGACTTTTGAAAACAATTCCATGAAACTGTACAGaagtcttttaaaattacaatagatGGCATATCATTCTGGCCAAAGGATTCCATCATtcaacttaaaagaaatgaacaggGTAGGAAGTGTGTGAATGTAATAGAAAtggccatcatcatcatcatcatcgtaaTGATGTTTCTGTTTTCAGATGGGTGGGATCAATTAGTGAGTCTAAAAAATCTTTGAATGATCATTCTTCATTCTTCAACAGGAAAGAATTCCCAATGGGTGGGAACTCCATGATTGTGAGCAATGTGGGAAAGTCTTCAATGAACGTTCATGTCTTAAGACCCAGAGGAGAACTCAAAATGGAGGGGACAGTTATGACGACAGTCAGTATGGAAAAAGCTCCCTCACTCTGCATAAGAAAACCTCACCTGGAGAGAAACATTGTTTGTGTACTCAGTGGGGAAAAGCCATCAGCCCAACTCCAGCGATCGTGTGCAGGAAAACTAGCATGCAAGAGAAAGCCTTCGAATGCAGTGATAGCGGGAAAGCCTTTGCTAATCAGTGTTTCCTTCAGGCACCAACGAGAATTCACAATCGAGAAAAACTCTATGAGTGGAAAGACTGTTCAGGATCTTTTAGTCACTCTGCTAGCCTCGGTGCGCATATACAAACTCACACTGCTAACAACCATTACAAGTGTGAGGAATGCAAAAAATCCTTTAAACGATCTGCATACCTTAACGCTCACGTTCAAGTTCACATTGGAAGAAAACCTTTTcagtgtaaggaatgtgggaaggcctttgtTAAGTCTTTTGAACTTATTGGACATGTTAAAACACACATGGGAGAGAAGCCCTTTCTGTGTGAGGTATGTGGAAAATCTTTTAGAAGTTCCTCGTACCTTCAGGTTCATAGTCGAATTCATACTGGAATAAAACTCTATAAATGTAAGAAATGTGGGAAAGACTTTAAACGTTCCATGCACCTTAAAGTTCACATGCGaacccacactggagagaaaccctatgaatgtaaggaatgtgggaaaaccttcaCTCAATCCTCAGGCCTcatttaccacaataagattcacactggagagaagcctttTAAGTGTGACACatgtgggaaagcctttgctAGTTTCTCACATCTTACTGCCCATTttagaactcacactggagagaagcgtTTTGAGTGTAATATATGTAGGAAAAGATTTAGCAGTTCTTCATACTTAGTCGTTCACAACCgtactcacactggagagaaaccctataaatgtgaGGAATGTGGAAAAGGCTTTAAACGTTCTGTGTCCCTTAAAGTTCACATGCggattcacactggagagaaaccctatgaatgcaaGAAATGTGGGAGAGCCTTCACTCAGTCCTCAAGCCTTACTGACCATAGAaaaactcatactggagagaagcctTTTAAATGTGACACatgtgggaaagcctttgctCTTTCCTCACATCTTAACAGACATTTTAGAACTCACACTGGACAAAAGCCTATTGAGTGTAATGTATGTGGGAAAACATTTAGCAGTTTTTTGTACTTGATTGTTCACAAGCGTACTCACGCTGGAGAGAAACCTTAGAAACGTAAAGAatgtggaaaagctttcagtttccGCATTTCCTTTTGGTACCATGAAAGCACTTAGCTGCAGAGAAATCCTGTCAGTGTAAGGAATGTGGTAAAACCCTGAGTTGTCCCGATTCACTTTGAAGATATGAAAGGACCACACTGGAGAGATGCTCTGGAAATGTAAGGAATGAGGGAGAGCCGTCAGAATCTCATCACAACCCGGCATGTGTGGACTAACAGGGAAACTGTACCAATAAGAAACATGGAAAGCCCTTGTCTATTTCCTcagtggaatatttttttttttaatatatgagaAACGGACAGAAATCCAAGTGGTGTAATGTGAGAAAATTGTTCTGGTTGTGTTcacttgtgattttggtgtggaGAAaaactttgtaagaaatgttgTATAGTCAATAAAATTTTTCGTAagattgtttctcttccttgatAAACATAGGGTAATTCAAGAGAAACTGAGTATAGGAAATACGGGGAATGCTGCCCTTACTGTGAACCGTGGGGTCTTCTGAGATACATAGCATTCCGAGTGGTCCTATAGATAGAAGCCTTTGTGATTAGGCCCTGATCATTCCTGGGTATGAGGTGTCTTTCTGTCTACTGATAGGCCGGTCTAGTTGCTACACCTTCCAGGTTGCTATCTGGTCAAAAGTGGATCAATAGGATTCACACTTAATTGTCTTCTAACCACCTGGATTTGCACACTGAAAATTAGGAAACATTGATGAAAGGAtttgaagaagacaaataaatggaaagatatcctgtaatcaaggatagagagaaaatattatgtCAGTATTAACCTGGCagcctatagattcaatgcagtccacATTccaatggccttttttttttttccagaaatggaaaagccaaaCTTCAAATTCATAGGGAATtacaagggaccccaaatagaaCAATTTTGAAGAGAATAAAGAAGTTGGAGGACTCGCAATTCCCAATTTCAAAGCTGCAATAATATGAATTGTGTTTCTATCTTTTAATCATTTTACGTTGTGTGAGGTATGGTGAGGCCAGATGCAGATCAAGAGAGAGAAACTagaaagttttatggttttgttaCACTCGCACTTTCTTGGAGAGAACACAGCACATTCCACAGAAGGCCACTCAGGGAACCTCCAAGGGCCCATGCgacagggagagggagcagaagtATGAATATGCAATTTTACTGTGGTTTCCACAGGAAAAATGGGCTAGGCAGGGTAAGCAGGCCTGCAGGTGGCTGGCTGTGTTTGAAAGTGTTCCCCCTGAGAAATGCGTATTCATTTTGACTTTTAGATTATATATGGTTCGGTACTGTCTGGAGTCCCCAGATATTAATGGGTCAGCCAGGATTCACTTGAAACAGCTAGTGGCTGTTGTGTAGATGTTAAGGCATCaatttacagatttttaaaatatagttaatacATCTGGCCTGTGAAGCTTGAACATCACTGTTTGCATTATGTGTATTTGGGGTACTCGTTAAGATTACATTGCAGGCTTGGGTGGCTGAGACCTTTATCGCAGAAGACACTTGTGTAAGGTGAGATTCAGCTAATACGCATCCACAACATTAAGGAAAGGAGAGTATAGGCTATTTCTAGCAGTAGTTATGACCCCTTGAAGGAGAGCACGTAGCCAACCTCCCCATTTGATGGACGGGAACCAGGGAAATAATCCATGGCAGATTGGGAGGTGCCTGGGCCATGGGATTATGTGATGATACAATTGTAGAGTGTAATTATGTGAAACATCTTTAATAATAGTCATAGGAGTGTTCGTATCTGATTAGCTAGGCCACATGGCACGTTATTAATGGGCGAACAACAGAAAGTTACTCCTATTTTGCAAACACCTCCTTGGTCTGCCAGCAGTTATTCAAGGGCTAAACGGTTGTTAAGAATCATTTTAGGTACTGATCTTTGACCTTAATTTAAGAGGGCAAGGCCAGGTTGTGTTTGTGTCATATGAGAGTTGAAAGCTTGGAGCATTTGCTGGTTGGTCTCTGTGAATTGCCCTGCTGTGCTGGTCCCACTGTGGAATAGGCGGTGCCTTACGTGCCAAAGATTATACCCTGAATGGGTATAATGATAATTATACCTTGAGTATAATGAATAGGCCTTGCCAATCGTGATGGAGAGATGGTCTAGGAAGGGCAGTGGTATCTTCAATGAGAATAGACAATCTACAGTAATGGGGAAGCAGTTGACGAAGAGCTGGCCTGTGGGAAACGGGATGGCAAAATAGATGGAGTATCGAGGGGGTCAGTTGGAGGTGTCAGTTCTACGGAATAACCTGATAGCCCTGTCTCTGGTGATGTATAAGGGAGGGTCACTGTTAAGTGGACTATGCGACATTCAAGAGCTGAGGATGGAATATCTGTAGATGGTGTGGCACAGAGGTGGAGTCTGTACCTGGTACTGTCCCTGAGTGTGGATGTGAAATGTTACCCTCAGGCAGGAATATTGTGAGCAATGAGTGATAGCCTGAAGGGAGTGAGAGGAATACATGGTGGGAACAGATGGCCATTGGCTGTGAAGTTGGTAGTCCAGTATTTGTCATTGCCAATACAGACATCAGCTGGATAGACGTGTATGGCTTGGTGAAGAGAGTGATCGTGGCAAGTCCAATGGTGTCCTGTGTTTCAAGCAGTAGCCGTGATCTCAGCATCTGGATGAAGAGGGTAGGGGTGTTGCTGTGGCCgtagggaggagcaggagggggaggggtaaGTTCAGGGCTCTGTGCTGTGATGCGGCCCAGGAGTCCTGGGCTGCATGTTCTCGTGCTAGAGAGAGAGTGGGTGTGAGTGGAGGCCTCATGGTGGTATGTGCTGGGGGCCAACAGGGTCTCCTGCAATTTTTAGGAGTGCACAGAGGGAGGGGACTTCCTCTAGGGAGGCATGTAGGCAAGATACAGTAGTAATGGTGGTGGGCACCTTTGTTTTCAGAGAATTACAAAGGCATTGCCCTTAAAACCAAAGAGGTAGAACATGAGTTATGATGGAGTCATAGTTATTAGGGGCAAAACTCGGTTTTGCAGGTGTTCTTGAGCAAGGCAAGGTCAGAAAGCAAGTAAGCAGCAATATCCAGAAAGTCACTCTGATTTAGGTCCCATTATTTGAGGCAGTGCTCCGTGGTAAAGTTGGTCATTGAGGGGCACGGGCTTGTAGTTTCATGTGGGTGGCATGGGATCCTCTGTGGTGGTCCCAGGGAATGGAGGAGTGGCATTGGAGATGATATCTGAGATGCTGTCATCTGCAGAAGTGATTTCTTGGGCTAGGGTGATGATAGCCTTCCCCAGTCAGTATTCATTCAGATTGCTAGGGGTTCACAACTTGAGGATCTAAGACTAAAATGTCCCTGGGCAGTCTGGAGGACCTGCTGGCATTGTTGGGCATGAGAACTGgactgcagaagtcaatgggatCTTGTGGGTTATCCTGTGCATTTGGCAGAGGCCTGGCCTGCTCGTGCATGCTCCCTGAGCCTCACCACAGAGCTCATTCACCCAAATCACGTTGAAACTTAATGTAAGTGAGACAGcgtgaaggttttttttttttattattaatgttatgatagattacaaccctgtgagatttcagttgtacattttatttatttatttatttattttattaatgttatgatagattacaaccttgtgagatttcagttgtacatttttgttagtcatgttgtgggtacaccacttccccctctgtgccctccccccacccccccttttccctggtaaccaccgatcagatctccttatcagtatactaatttccacctatgagtggactcatatagagttcgtctttctctgactggcttatttcgcttaacataataccctcgaggtccatccacgttgttgtaaatgggccaattttgtctttttttatggctgagtagtattccattgtgtatatataccacatcttctttatccaatcatcagtttctgggcatgtaggctggttccacgtcttggctgttgtaaataatgctgcgatgaacataggggtgcaacggactcttgagttttctgatatcaggttcttaggatagatacccagtaatgggatggctgggtcatagggtatttctatttttaactttttgagaaatctccatactgttttccatagtggttgtaccagtttgcattcccaccaacagtgtatgagggttcctttttctccacaacctctccaacatttgtcactcttggttttggatgtttttgccaatctaacgggtgtaaggtgatatcttagtgtggttttgatttgcatttccctgatgattagcgatgatgaacatcttttcatgtgtctattggccatattcatatcttcttttgagaaatgtctgttcatgtcctctgcccattttttgatcgggttgtttgtttttttgttgttaagcagtgtgagttctttgtatattatggagattaaccctttgtcggataagtggcttgtaaatattttttcccaattagtgagctgtttttttgtttcaatcctgttttcccttgccttgaagaagctctttagtctgatgaagtcccatttgtttattctttctattgtttccctcaactgaggagttacagtgtctgaaaagattcttttgaaactgatgtcaaagagtgtactgcctatattctcttccaaaagacttattgtctcaggcctaatctttaggtctttgatccattttgagtttattttggtgtgtggtgaaaaagactggtcaattttcaatcttttgcatatggctgtccagttttcccagcaccatttgttgaagagactttcttttctccattgtaggccctctgctcctttgtcgaagattagctgtccatagatgtgtggttttatctctgggctttcaattctgttccattgatctgtggacctgtttttgtaccagtaccatgctgttttgatcactgtagctttgtagtatgttttgaaatcggggattgtgattcccccggctttgtttttcttgctcaggattgctttagcaattcgcggtcttttgttgccccatatgaattttaggattctttgttcaatttctgtgaagaatgttcttgggattctgattgggatagcattgaatctgtagattgttttaggtagtatggacattttaactatgtttattcttccaatccatgtgcaaggaatgtctttccatctctttatgtcatcgccaatttctttcaagaaagtcttgtagttttcattgtatagatccttcacttccttggttaagtttatccccaggtattttattcttttcgttgcgattgtgaatgggattgagttcttgagttctttttctgttagttcattgttagtgtatagaaatgctactgatttatgcacgttaattttataccctgctactttgctgtagttgttgattatttctaatagtttttctgtggattctttggggttttctatatataagatcatgtcgtctgcaaacaacgagagttttacttcttcgttacctatttggattccttttatttctttttcctgccgaattgctctggccagcacctccagtactatgttgaataggagtggtgaaagtgggcacccttgtcttgttcctgtcctcagagggatggctttcagtttttgtccattgagtatgatgttggctgtgggtctatcatatatggcctttattatgttgaggtactttccttctatacccattttactgagggtttttatcataaatgggtgttggatcttgtcgaatgctttctctgcatctattgagatgatcatgtggtttttgtttttcattttgttgatgtagtgtatcacgttgattgacttgcggatgttgaaccatccctgtgtccctggtataaatcccacatgatcatggtgtataatctttttgatgtattgctgtaatcggtttgccaaaattttgttgaggatttttgcatctatgttcatcagtgatattggcctgtagttctccttctttgtgttgtccttgtcaggtttggggatcagagtgatgttggcttcatagaatgtgttagggagttctccatctttctcaattttctggaacagtttgaggagaataggtattaagtcttctttgaatgtttggtagaattctccagagaagccgtctggtcctggactcttattttggggaggtttttgattaccgtttctatttccttacttgtgattggcctattcagattctccatttcttcctgattcagtttggggagattgtaggagtctaggaatttgtccatttcttccagattgttcaatttgttggcatatagtttttcatagtattctcttatgatctcttgtatttcattggtatctgttgtgatttctcctctgtcattcctaattttattaatttgtgatttctctcttcttttcttggtgagtctggctaggggtttgtcaattttgttaattctttcgaagaaccaactctttgtttcattgatcctttctattgtcttttttgtttcaatatcgtttatttctgctcttatttttattatttccctccttctactgactctgggctttgtttgttcttctttttctagttctgttaggtgtcgtttgaggttgcttatgtgagctttttcttgtttagtgaggtgagcctgtactgcgatgaatttccctcttaggactgcttttgctgcatcccaaatgatttggtatgtcgtgttctcattttcattagtctccagataaaatttgatttcttctttaatttcttcaatgatccattgtttgttgagaagcgtgttgtttagtctccacatttttgcacctttctctgcttttttcttgtagttgatttctagtttcatagcattatgatcagaaaagatgcttgatattatttcaactctcttgtatttattgatgcttgctttgtttcccaaaatatggtctatccttgagaatgttccatgcgcacttgagaagaaagtgtaacctgatgtttttggatgaagtgttctatagatatctattaagtccatctggtctaatttttcatttaattctgtaatttccttgttgattttctgtctggatgttctattcattggtgttaatggtgtgttgaggtcccctactattattgt
This window harbors:
- the LOC106824484 gene encoding zinc finger protein 266-like isoform X1, with translation MATDCLTDCSQDSVAFTDVAVHFTREEWTLLDPAQKNLYRDVMLETYKILTTVECQVFKPDLISWLEEEEEWRTAGRGVFQEWELQLKTKDSTIQQDIFGEKTSNRLEMERIPNGWELHDCEQCGKVFNERSCLKTQRRTQNGGDSYDDSQYGKSSLTLHKKTSPGEKHCLCTQWGKAISPTPAIVCRKTSMQEKAFECSDSGKAFANQCFLQAPTRIHNREKLYEWKDCSGSFSHSASLGAHIQTHTANNHYKCEECKKSFKRSAYLNAHVQVHIGRKPFQCKECGKAFVKSFELIGHVKTHMGEKPFLCEVCGKSFRSSSYLQVHSRIHTGIKLYKCKKCGKDFKRSMHLKVHMRTHTGEKPYECKECGKTFTQSSGLIYHNKIHTGEKPFKCDTCGKAFASFSHLTAHFRTHTGEKRFECNICRKRFSSSSYLVVHNRTHTGEKPYKCEECGKGFKRSVSLKVHMRIHTGEKPYECKKCGRAFTQSSSLTDHRKTHTGEKPFKCDTCGKAFALSSHLNRHFRTHTGQKPIECNVCGKTFSSFLYLIVHKRTHAGEKP
- the LOC106824484 gene encoding zinc finger protein 266-like isoform X2 encodes the protein MERIPNGWELHDCEQCGKVFNERSCLKTQRRTQNGGDSYDDSQYGKSSLTLHKKTSPGEKHCLCTQWGKAISPTPAIVCRKTSMQEKAFECSDSGKAFANQCFLQAPTRIHNREKLYEWKDCSGSFSHSASLGAHIQTHTANNHYKCEECKKSFKRSAYLNAHVQVHIGRKPFQCKECGKAFVKSFELIGHVKTHMGEKPFLCEVCGKSFRSSSYLQVHSRIHTGIKLYKCKKCGKDFKRSMHLKVHMRTHTGEKPYECKECGKTFTQSSGLIYHNKIHTGEKPFKCDTCGKAFASFSHLTAHFRTHTGEKRFECNICRKRFSSSSYLVVHNRTHTGEKPYKCEECGKGFKRSVSLKVHMRIHTGEKPYECKKCGRAFTQSSSLTDHRKTHTGEKPFKCDTCGKAFALSSHLNRHFRTHTGQKPIECNVCGKTFSSFLYLIVHKRTHAGEKP